From SAR202 cluster bacterium:
ACTAAAGCTTTTACTTCTTCATCAATTTGTTGAGCAATATTGTCGCTATAATCTCTTTGTTCACTTATTTGTCTACCAAGAAATACCATTTCTTCTCTTTCGCCAAATGTTCTGGGGCCTAGATTTTCGCTCATTCCATAGCGTACAACCATATTACGTGCCATTCTTGTTGCATTTTCAAGGTCATTGCTAGCTCCGGTAGTAATTTTTTCAAATATTATTTGCTCAGCAACTCGACCCCCCATGGCCATGGCCATCATACTTTTAAATTGCTCTAAACTGTACATATGGCGATCTTCAGCTGGTATAGATTTAGTATAACCGCCAGCCATTCCTCTCGATACGATTGATACCTTCTGAACTGGATCACAATCTGGTAGCATATGCCCAACAATTGTATGCCCAGCTTCGTGGTATGCTGTTATTTCTCGTTCTAAATGACTAATTATCCTACTTTTTCTTTCAGGCCCTAGTAAGACCCTATCTATAGATTCACCAAATTCATCAAATGTGATCGATGTTTTTTTTCGCCTTGCAGCTAAAATTGCAGCTTCGTTGACTAAGTTAGCTAAATCAGCGCCACTAAATCCAGGCGTTTCTTTTGCCACGACCTCAAGGTTAACATTATCATCAATGGGTTTTCCTTGAGAGTGAACTTTTAATATTGCCTGACGACCACTAATATCGGGTAAATCTAGAGTTACCCGACGATCAAATCGACCAGGTCGTAATAAAGCAGGGTCTAGGATATCAGGTCTATTTGTAGCTGCAATAACGATTACATTACTTGTAGAATCAAACCCATCAATTTCAACAAGAATTTGATTTAGAGTTTGTTCTCTTTCGTCATGGCCACCACCTAAACCTGCTCCACGGTGTCGTCCAACTGCATCAATTTCGTCAACAAAAACTATAGAAGGTGAATTCTTTTTTGCTTGATCAAATAAATCTCTAACTCTTGCCGCTCCAACTCCAACAAACATTTCCACAAATTCACTACCGCTAATTGAAAAGAAAGGAACCCCTGCTTCTCCTGCTACTGCTTTGGCTAAAAGGGTTTTACCTGTACCAGGAGGACCGACTAGGAGTACACCTCTAGGAATCTTTGCTCCTAGTGATAAGAATCTTTCAGCGTGTTTTAAAAATTCAACTACTTCTTCTAACTCAAGCTTGGCTTCATCAGCTCCAGCAACGTCATCAAATGTAACTCCAGGTTTATTACCAAGCGAAACTCTTGCGCGGCTTCTTCCGAAGCTCATGGCTTGAGAACCTGTTCCTTGTGCTTGTCTCATCATGAATAAAAGGATTGCACCAAAGAATATTAACGGGAGAAAGTTTACTATTATACCTAGAAAATTAGATACGCCACTTGCTCCTTTAACTGTTATTTTCACTGTATTTGTGACTCCGGCATTCTGTAATATGTCTACCATACTAGAATCAGATTCTTTTCTGGAAGTAAATCTTTGTGGAGGGTAATCGTTGGTGGTTATAGTAAGATTATTTCCATCTACAGTTATATTTTCAACTCTATCATCTTGCGCTAGAGAAATTACTTCAGTAATTGCAATTTCTGATGAGGATTGATTTGATACCATAAGGTAAAAAACACCAATTACTATGAGCGCTATTCCTAAATATGCTCCAGTATTTTTGAGAAAACCTGATCCCATTTATACTCCCATTCATTTGAAAAGATTTAGATACACCAATTAGTGCCATATTTTCTGGATTAGTGTATAATCATATTTTATACTATGTAATAGTTAAAATAAAGTGAGAAGTATTTTATTCCTAAACTACGCTAATTGCAATTGATTCAAATTTTATTTTATAAATAGTATGTATATATT
This genomic window contains:
- a CDS encoding ATP-dependent metallopeptidase FtsH/Yme1/Tma family protein; this translates as MGSGFLKNTGAYLGIALIVIGVFYLMVSNQSSSEIAITEVISLAQDDRVENITVDGNNLTITTNDYPPQRFTSRKESDSSMVDILQNAGVTNTVKITVKGASGVSNFLGIIVNFLPLIFFGAILLFMMRQAQGTGSQAMSFGRSRARVSLGNKPGVTFDDVAGADEAKLELEEVVEFLKHAERFLSLGAKIPRGVLLVGPPGTGKTLLAKAVAGEAGVPFFSISGSEFVEMFVGVGAARVRDLFDQAKKNSPSIVFVDEIDAVGRHRGAGLGGGHDEREQTLNQILVEIDGFDSTSNVIVIAATNRPDILDPALLRPGRFDRRVTLDLPDISGRQAILKVHSQGKPIDDNVNLEVVAKETPGFSGADLANLVNEAAILAARRKKTSITFDEFGESIDRVLLGPERKSRIISHLEREITAYHEAGHTIVGHMLPDCDPVQKVSIVSRGMAGGYTKSIPAEDRHMYSLEQFKSMMAMAMGGRVAEQIIFEKITTGASNDLENATRMARNMVVRYGMSENLGPRTFGEREEMVFLGRQISEQRDYSDNIAQQIDEEVKALVTEAYDLAHNMISKHRAKLVQLARHLLTHETVEGEELITLLDSEAPPIESEVTHQPNE